In the genome of Drosophila kikkawai strain 14028-0561.14 chromosome 2R, DkikHiC1v2, whole genome shotgun sequence, the window GTATAAGATTCGGCCAGCGAAACATGTTGATGAACTGAGCCTGTCAAGAATgaattgtaattaatttatatttaaaaaatgaaatatttaaaatcaataaccCACCGCAAATCCCATTGAAAAGAAAACGCAACAAGCACAAAGTAAGCCTATAATCAGATCTGGATTTGTGCCTCTACCCATTCGTCCCACAATGGGAAAGAATATTTCAAGGAACATGTAGAAAATATAGGTGAAATAACAAAATGGTAGCACCTGGAGACTAACAACAATCAAAGCCCAGTAGTAGCCTGAaaagaatttattataaatatgtaactttaaaaacaaatttgcaatCAAAAACTTACCCCGATCGTGCAGCTTACTCACTAAATTGATTAGCAGAGCTCCTGCGTAGAAGATCATGGAAATGAGGCACAGGTATTGAGAACGGATGCCCAAGGAGGTCAAAATGAAAGACAGAAGAGCCAGTACTACCAGGTGAGCGTGCAAGCTCATCTGCAGGTGATAGCTATGGGTGAGTTTATTctggaattttaaaaaatatttaataaatattaaataatatgaCAAAGTAGGTAAGTCTTACATTGGGTTTCAGGGTGTAGTAAAGGGTCAGGGGAAGTACAAGACCGATAATAGAGGGACATATGTAGAGTCCGAAAACCAACCAGTTGCTGGTGAAGTAGGTCATGGAACGATCGCCAGCATCAAAGAGCACTGCCATAAGGAGCGGCAGACCAAAGCATAGAAGAACTCCTAGTATATGCAGTCCCAGGATAATAAGAAACCAAAGCGTTATTTGAGGAATCGTAACCTTCTCCGACTGGCGAGCCATTCTCCAGAGAGAACATCCCACCAAAACCAGACTAATCACTGCTATGCAACAGTTCATAATGACCCCAGTGGTCTCTGTGTAATACACAAAGAAAAGGCCCAGAAAGTCAAAAAAGACGGCATGTCCACCAACATTTTGCTGAAAGtgttaaattaaagttaatatttataacaaaaaaatattacataagTTCCACCTCGGTGTCATTGAGTTCTGAGGCATTTGAGTAAGCCCGTACCAGAGCCAAAACATTGTTTCCCGTATTCTGAATCGATCGGCCAGGAATAACCTCAAAAGAATCGAATGCAGTATGCAAAACATATCCATTCTTAATCTGGGCAAAGTCGACACCTATAAAATATgtgtcattaaaaattaaaaactagctttaggtacattttatttaccaGGTATATTCCCATAGTCCCGGAATATCCGAAAGTCTGTATCCGAAGGTACAATCCCACTCTGAAAGATCTCCTCGCCCATTGTGGTGGCAAATGGATGATTTGCATGTAGTTTATAatactttaataaataaaataaaaatatagaattatataaaataaatgaataatattAGTAAAGAAAATCCATTTTGGAGATACCTTCATCAGCCAAGAGTTTCTGGGTCCACTTTGAAACAAGAGATCACGTCCTCCGCTTCCAGGTATCTCCAGGTTAATAAAAGCCCTGTCAATACAAATTAGTTTTAGTAAACCCAGATTTATGGTATAATTACCATAATGACTCACTTGCAGTTCTTTGCCCACTTGTGTTGCGTAATGAAACCATGGGAGCCCTGGAGGGGATTCTCCTCGGCTCCGTTGAACAGAAAGACAAGGGGATGCTCGAAAGGTGTCTCCGATGTGGCCATTTGACGAAGGACCTCCAGCATGACCACAACCATAATGCCATCATCCCCGGATCCTTAAGAAAAATGTCATTAACTGGCACTATTGATAATCAGGAATTCACTCACCTGGACTGCTTGGCTTGGAGTCGAAATGGCTGTTAAGCAGCAGGTAGGACTCGCTCCGGGAACTCTTTGAACTCAGCTTCACAATCACATTGTGAATTCCCTGGTACATATTCACCATGTCGATGAACACGTAGCCACCAGTGGGGGACTGGACATCTACCTCGAGTTCGTAGAGATCGCTGCGCATCTGGGAGCGGATCTTCTCCGTTTCATTTAGCAGAAACTCAACCGTAGTCACTTCATTCGCATAACTTCCTGTGACTTTGGGTCCGATCCTATCAAAGTCATAAAGTTGTCTCTCCGCTTGTTCCGCCACGAATTCTCCAGGCCTGAGGGACTCCTCCCTAATTGTTACCCTCTCCGGGAGTTTGTTGTATAGAGGGACCACGATGGCATAGAAGAGGCCCAGCCAGAGAACTAGAAATGAGGGAGCGTAGTACCAGGAAAATGCTGG includes:
- the LOC108082323 gene encoding endoplasmic reticulum metallopeptidase 1-like, whose amino-acid sequence is MTSEKIGHARRPAFSWYYAPSFLVLWLGLFYAIVVPLYNKLPERVTIREESLRPGEFVAEQAERQLYDFDRIGPKVTGSYANEVTTVEFLLNETEKIRSQMRSDLYELEVDVQSPTGGYVFIDMVNMYQGIHNVIVKLSSKSSRSESYLLLNSHFDSKPSSPGSGDDGIMVVVMLEVLRQMATSETPFEHPLVFLFNGAEENPLQGSHGFITQHKWAKNCKAFINLEIPGSGGRDLLFQSGPRNSWLMKYYKLHANHPFATTMGEEIFQSGIVPSDTDFRIFRDYGNIPGVDFAQIKNGYVLHTAFDSFEVIPGRSIQNTGNNVLALVRAYSNASELNDTEQNVGGHAVFFDFLGLFFVYYTETTGVIMNCCIAVISLVLVGCSLWRMARQSEKVTIPQITLWFLIILGLHILGVLLCFGLPLLMAVLFDAGDRSMTYFTSNWLVFGLYICPSIIGLVLPLTLYYTLKPNNKLTHSYHLQMSLHAHLVVLALLSFILTSLGIRSQYLCLISMIFYAGALLINLVSKLHDRGYYWALIVVSLQVLPFCYFTYIFYMFLEIFFPIVGRMGRGTNPDLIIGLLCACCVFFSMGFAAQFINMFRWPNLILLGLAVVTFIFCMIAVSEVGFPYRPKTNVMRASVLHTRRIFHEFDGSVSHSDSGYYFDYQDRRAFNPLQDTSLDLTGLQPVKNDCDNYVMCGIPCFYYSWCRWRQWAGWLPRESEVEIPGELTLEFLGKTILESGTTARYHFQQSGPPHMNVFIQPVGEAVVEDWSFVRDMLDDPEEFQPPYQIFFSYGTNDNPLTFHIDMVKSDGDFGVPVLEIAAVGHFVSYEYARDAETLRFIADFPDYVHVMEWPSVFKRYVF